One window from the genome of Cryptomeria japonica chromosome 6, Sugi_1.0, whole genome shotgun sequence encodes:
- the LOC131036217 gene encoding two-component response regulator ORR3 isoform X1 (The sequence of the model RefSeq protein was modified relative to this genomic sequence to represent the inferred CDS: added 45 bases not found in genome assembly) has protein sequence MVLQLIIIAYYILGIEMSCRGASEDMQVIIAEYKTVLDIEVNCEGASGDMQFIKAEQNNMSSTSDDFSKVGLSSAQLHVLAVDDSAIDRKVIEKLLKNSSYKVTAVDSGRKALEFLGLGEDYNTVNNNNELEVNMIITDYCMPGMTGYELLKKIKQESRLKEIPVVIMSSENEPSRMIRCMDGGAEDFILKPVQMSDVKRLKNFKQSCCLPVLS, from the exons ATGGTATTACAGTTAATCATTATTGCATATTACATTTTGGGCATTGAAATGAGTTGCAGAGGAGCTTCAGAGGATATGCAAGTCATTATAGCAGAGTATAAGACTGTTTTGGACATTGAAGTGAACTGTGAAGGAGCTTCAGGGGATATGCAATTCATTAAAGCAGAGCAGAACAATATGAGCTCAACTTCTGACGACTTTAGCAAAGTGGGTCTGAGCTCAGCCCAGCTTCATGTACTGGCTGTGGATGACAGTGCTATAGATAGAAAAGTTATAGAGAAGCTGTTGAAGAACTCTTCTTACAAAG TAACAGCAGTTGATAGTGGAAGAAAAGCTCTGGAATTCCTGGGATTAGGTGAAGATTACAACACTGTGAATAACAACAAT GAATTGGAGGTGAATATGATAATCACAGATTACTGTATGCCAGGAATGACAGGCTATGAATTGCTCAAGAAAATTAAG CAGGAATCAAGACTGAAGGAGATTCCAGTGGTCATTATGTCTTCTGAGAATGAGCCTTCCAGGATGATCAG ATGCATGGATGGAGGAGCAGAAGACTTCATATTGAAGCCTGTGCAGATGTCAGATGTAAAACGA
- the LOC131036217 gene encoding two-component response regulator ORR3 isoform X2 (The sequence of the model RefSeq protein was modified relative to this genomic sequence to represent the inferred CDS: added 45 bases not found in genome assembly) — protein MVLQLIIIAYYILGIEMSCRGASEDMQVIIAEYKTVLDIEVNCEGASGDMQFIKAEQNNMSSTSDDFSKVGLSSAQLHVLAVDDSAIDRKVIEKLLKNSSYKVTAVDSGRKALEFLGLGEDYNTVNNNNELEVNMIITDYCMPGMTGYELLKKIKESRLKEIPVVIMSSENEPSRMIRCMDGGAEDFILKPVQMSDVKRLKNFKQSCCLPVLS, from the exons ATGGTATTACAGTTAATCATTATTGCATATTACATTTTGGGCATTGAAATGAGTTGCAGAGGAGCTTCAGAGGATATGCAAGTCATTATAGCAGAGTATAAGACTGTTTTGGACATTGAAGTGAACTGTGAAGGAGCTTCAGGGGATATGCAATTCATTAAAGCAGAGCAGAACAATATGAGCTCAACTTCTGACGACTTTAGCAAAGTGGGTCTGAGCTCAGCCCAGCTTCATGTACTGGCTGTGGATGACAGTGCTATAGATAGAAAAGTTATAGAGAAGCTGTTGAAGAACTCTTCTTACAAAG TAACAGCAGTTGATAGTGGAAGAAAAGCTCTGGAATTCCTGGGATTAGGTGAAGATTACAACACTGTGAATAACAACAAT GAATTGGAGGTGAATATGATAATCACAGATTACTGTATGCCAGGAATGACAGGCTATGAATTGCTCAAGAAAATTAAG GAATCAAGACTGAAGGAGATTCCAGTGGTCATTATGTCTTCTGAGAATGAGCCTTCCAGGATGATCAG ATGCATGGATGGAGGAGCAGAAGACTTCATATTGAAGCCTGTGCAGATGTCAGATGTAAAACGA